In one Nocardioides luteus genomic region, the following are encoded:
- a CDS encoding NADP-dependent oxidoreductase, with translation MKAIIFDEFGGPDVLHEADVEIPHPGPGQVRVRVKAAGLNALDGKKRAGMVEAVFPTTFPAIPGAEVAGVVDALGEGVSDVQVGDEVLGWADTGSYAEYALATAVARKPANLSWEVAAALPVASETAERVLDELGVTAGETVLMHGASGAVGTVAVQLAIARGARVIATAGTSNQDYLTSLGATPTTYGEGLVERVRALAPDGVDAVSTWQARAPCPTPSPCAAVPSASSPSPTSVRANWASPSPPAAGTTPSSAWPPWLRTPRPER, from the coding sequence ATGAAAGCGATCATTTTCGATGAGTTCGGCGGTCCGGATGTCCTGCACGAGGCGGACGTCGAGATTCCGCACCCCGGCCCCGGCCAGGTCCGAGTACGCGTCAAGGCCGCCGGGCTGAACGCGCTGGACGGCAAGAAGCGCGCGGGCATGGTCGAGGCCGTGTTCCCGACGACGTTCCCCGCCATTCCCGGCGCCGAGGTCGCAGGTGTGGTCGACGCGCTCGGCGAGGGCGTGAGCGACGTACAGGTCGGGGACGAGGTCCTCGGCTGGGCGGACACCGGCTCGTACGCCGAGTACGCGCTGGCCACCGCCGTGGCCCGCAAGCCCGCAAACCTCTCCTGGGAGGTCGCGGCCGCGCTGCCGGTCGCCAGCGAGACCGCCGAACGGGTCCTGGACGAACTGGGGGTGACCGCCGGGGAGACCGTGCTGATGCACGGCGCCTCCGGAGCGGTCGGCACCGTGGCCGTCCAGCTCGCGATCGCCCGCGGCGCCCGCGTGATCGCCACTGCCGGCACCTCGAACCAGGACTACCTCACCTCGCTGGGCGCGACCCCGACCACCTACGGCGAGGGTCTGGTCGAGCGGGTGCGCGCCCTGGCTCCCGACGGCGTCGACGCGGTCTCGACCTGGCAGGCAAGGGCGCCCTGCCCGACTCCATCACCCTGCGCGGCGGTACCGAGCGCATCGTCACCATCGCCGACTTCGGTGCGGGCGAACTGGGCGTCGCCTTCTCCTCCGGCGGCGGGGACCACCCCGTCGAGCGCCTGGCCGCCGTGGCTCAGGACGCCGCGGCCGGAACGCTGA
- a CDS encoding zinc-binding dehydrogenase yields MAQDAAAGTLTTTVTAYPLAKAADAQQASDAGHVRGKLVLTVD; encoded by the coding sequence GTGGCTCAGGACGCCGCGGCCGGAACGCTGACCACCACCGTCACGGCGTACCCGCTGGCCAAGGCGGCCGACGCCCAGCAGGCCAGCGACGCGGGACACGTACGCGGCAAGCTCGTCCTCACCGTCGACTGA
- a CDS encoding alkene reductase — MLESLWAPITLGGTSLPHRLVMAPMTRDRSTPEGVPTELNAEYYAQRASKALIITEGTQPSADGQGYLLTPGIYNEAQIAGWRTVTDAVHAAGSRVFIQLMHVGRVSHPDNTPHHRQPVAPSAIRPAGVMFTASGPQEMPEPRALSTQEVAETVDDFRRAAAAAVAAGADGVEIHGANGYLIHQFLSGNANQRTDRYGGSIEARIRFAVEVVAAVAGEIGPERTGIRISPGNPYNDIVESDTHELYPALVEALRPTGLAYLHLMHMGDEQLLDTLRAQWPGTLILNRPGADIPTRAKDVDNGTADLISVGALALANPDLVERLRVGAELNTPDPATFYGGGAVGYTDYPTHTG; from the coding sequence ATGCTGGAATCCCTGTGGGCCCCGATCACCCTCGGCGGCACCTCTCTGCCACACCGTCTGGTCATGGCCCCCATGACTCGTGACCGCTCCACCCCGGAGGGCGTGCCGACGGAGCTGAATGCCGAGTACTACGCACAGCGCGCCTCGAAGGCGCTGATCATCACCGAGGGCACCCAGCCCTCCGCCGACGGCCAGGGCTACCTGCTCACTCCTGGTATCTACAACGAGGCGCAGATCGCCGGGTGGCGCACGGTCACCGATGCGGTGCACGCGGCAGGCAGCCGGGTGTTCATCCAGCTGATGCACGTCGGTCGGGTCTCCCACCCCGACAACACTCCCCACCACCGCCAGCCCGTCGCCCCCTCGGCGATCCGCCCGGCCGGCGTGATGTTCACCGCCTCCGGCCCGCAGGAGATGCCGGAGCCCCGTGCGCTCTCGACGCAGGAGGTCGCCGAGACCGTCGACGACTTCCGGCGCGCGGCTGCTGCGGCGGTTGCGGCGGGCGCGGACGGCGTGGAGATCCACGGCGCCAACGGCTACCTGATCCACCAGTTCCTCTCCGGCAACGCCAACCAGCGCACGGACCGCTACGGCGGCTCGATCGAGGCCCGTATCCGCTTCGCCGTGGAGGTCGTCGCCGCGGTGGCCGGGGAGATCGGCCCCGAGCGCACCGGCATCCGTATCTCGCCGGGAAACCCCTACAACGACATCGTCGAGTCCGACACCCACGAGCTGTACCCGGCGCTGGTGGAAGCACTGCGCCCGACGGGTCTGGCCTACCTGCACCTGATGCACATGGGCGACGAGCAGCTGCTCGACACGCTCCGCGCACAGTGGCCCGGCACCCTGATCCTCAACCGGCCAGGCGCCGACATCCCCACTCGAGCCAAGGACGTCGACAACGGCACGGCCGACCTGATCTCCGTTGGCGCACTGGCGCTTGCCAACCCCGACCTGGTCGAGCGGCTGCGCGTCGGGGCAGAGTTGAACACTCCCGACCCGGCGACCTTCTACGGTGGCGGAGCGGTCGGATACACCGACTACCCCACCCACACAGGCTGA
- a CDS encoding cold-shock protein has translation MAQGTVKWFNAEKGFGFIAQEDGGDDVFVHYSAIQTQGYKTLDENQKVEFDVTQGPKGPQAENVRPL, from the coding sequence ATGGCTCAGGGCACCGTTAAGTGGTTCAACGCCGAGAAGGGTTTCGGTTTCATTGCGCAGGAGGACGGCGGCGACGACGTCTTCGTGCACTACTCGGCGATCCAGACGCAGGGCTACAAGACCCTCGACGAGAACCAGAAGGTCGAGTTCGACGTCACGCAGGGCCCGAAGGGTCCGCAGGCGGAGAACGTTCGCCCTCTCTGA